The Amphiura filiformis chromosome 12, Afil_fr2py, whole genome shotgun sequence genome includes a region encoding these proteins:
- the LOC140166167 gene encoding hyalin-like has translation MATCNFHISIGVVGTLPPEIGTCPTNIRETIELGNTLKRVYWSEPEEFDRSENVSLAFRSHRSGDYFVLGRTNVSYVFTDRSVHIGYCNFSITLITVDTTAPEILQCPSDIFKTIEAGLFGSTVTWKEPLVTDASGNTTLLVKTHSSRTFFTIGKTCVTYLFTDPSNNMVTCQFCISIDIVDTNAPTILMCPTPLRMMTDSGVSKIPVFWAEPIANDHSGDVIVNSSHSPGQLFSIGSTQVLYTFTDRSQNQAICQFSVTVEEEETLFGITGSQTSRFIHLPYGGVQWIAIAALVLAVLLSACIILACFCKILRKKKGSVDDEAKCDGMHVPMVAPIAIDDTSSTI, from the exons ATGGCAACATGTAATTTCCATATATCCATTGGAGTCG TGGGTACCCTTCCACCTGAAATAGGTACCTGTCCAACCAACATACGTGAAACCATTGAACTTGGGAATACACTTAAAAGGGTGTACTGGTCAGAACCTGAGGAATTTGACAGGTCGGAGAATGTCTCCTTGGCATTTCGAAGCCATCGCTCTGGCGACTACTTCGTTCTTGGTAGGACAAATGTCAGCTATGTGTTCACTGATAGGTCTGTGCACATTGGCTACTGCAATTTTAGTATCACGTTGATAACTG TGGATACAACAGCACCTGAAATTCTTCAATGTCCATCTGATATCTTCAAAACAATTGAGGCAGGATTATTTGGGTCCACTGTCACCTGGAAAGAACCTCTTGTTACAGACGCATCTGGGAATACTACCCTACTGGTAAAGACGCATTCATCTAGGACATTCTTCACAATAGGAAAGACGTGCGTAACTTACTTGTTTACGGATCCGTCAAACAATATGGTGACATGTCAGTTTTGTATTTCTATTGATATTG TGGATACCAACGCACCCACCATCCTGATGTGTCCAACACCTCTTCGTATGATGACTGATAGTGGTGTATCAAAAATACCAGTGTTCTGGGCAGAACCAATAGCCAATGATCATTCTGGAGACGTGATTGTAAATTCTTCCCATTCCCCAGGACAATTATTTTCAATCGGATCAACTCAAGTATTGTACACCTTTACTGACAGATCTCAAAATCAAGCCATTTGCCAATTTTCAGTGACTGTTGAAGAAG AGGAGACGCTATTTGGTATAACTGGGAGTCAGACGTCGAGGTTTATTCATTTGCCGTATGGTGGAGTGCAGTGGATAGCCATAGCAGCTCTTGTGCTTGCTGTTTTGTTAAGCGCATGCATCATTCTTGCCTGTTTCTGTAAAATCCTCCG CAAGAAGAAAGGAAGCGTTGATGATGAAGCGAAATGCGACGGAATGCATGTACCCATGGTAGCACCAATAGCTATTGATGATACCAGTTCAACTATTTAA
- the LOC140166803 gene encoding hyalin-like, with amino-acid sequence MFTAGRWTVVYRFADGSGNEASCTFVILIEEVDTIPPEVVSCPSDFVRRIELGTHGIPVYWSPPSAIDLSGNISLVSQSHFSGDTFTSGRWTVVYRFADGSGNEAACSFMILIEEVDTIPPEVVSCPSDFVRQIELGTHSIPVYWSSPSAIDLSGNISLVSQSHFSGDRFTAGRWTVVYRFADWSGSEASCTFVILIEEVDTIPPEVASCPSDLVRQIELGTHGTPVYWSPPSAIDLSGNISLVFQSHFPDDKFTSGRWTVVYRFADGSGNEAACSFMILIEEVDTIPPEVVSCPADFVNQIELGRQSIPVYWSPPSAIDLSGNISLASQSHFPGDRFTAGRWTVVYRFADGSGNEASCTFVILIEEVDTIPPEVVSCPSDFVRQIELGTHSIPVYWSPPSAIDLSGNISLVSQSHFPGDRFTAGRWTVVYRFADGSGNEVSCSFMILIEEVDTIPPEVVLCPADFVNQIELGRQSIPVSWSPPSAIDLSGNISLVSQSHFPGDRFTTGRWTVVYRFADGSGNEASCSFISLVEEVDTIPPEVASCPSDFVRQIEIGTHSIPVYWIPPSAIDFSGNISLVSQSHFPGDKFTAGRWTVVYRFADGSGNEVSCSFRVLIEEVDTIPPEVVSCPADFVRQIELGTHGTPVYWSPPSAIDLSGNISLVSQSHFPGNRFTTGRWNVLYRFADGSGNEAYCSFMILIEEVDTTPPLVNLCPDDIIETIELGATKATVSWTEPQASDLSGNVTMSPRSRIPTTFSPFAETPVKYVFQDASGNENTCEFFVSFEIVDTTPPDIISCPENMHTIAEVGTSGIHVSWSKPFAIDHSGMILTRSSHDPGQMFPIGSTDVVFVFEDESGNQGLCNFSVNVEIVDTLPPEISACSSDQSDTIELGDVHKRVYWLEPEALDNSENVSLAFRSHRSGDHFTMGRTDVSYLFTDGSGNMAYCNFSITLITGKNQLHYYRVQRNEKDSKIYLCLLRNSVKFPCHEQPQS; translated from the exons ATGTTTACGGCAGGAAGATGGACCGTAGTGTATAGATTTGCTGATGGGAGTGGTAATGAGGCGTCTTGTACTTTTGTTATTCTAATCGAAGAAG TTGATACCATTCCACCAGAAGTTGTGTCTTGTCCATCAGACTTTGTCAGGCGAATAGAGCTTGGAACACACGGCATACCTGTTTACTGGAGCCCACCGTCAGCTATCGATTTGTCAGGAAATATTTCACTTGTCTCACAAAGTCACTTCTCAGGTGATACGTTTACATCAGGAAGATGGACCGTAGTGTATAGATTTGCCGACGGGAGTGGTAACGAGGCAGCTTGCTCGTTTATGATTCTTATCGAAGAAG TTGATACCATTCCACCAGAAGTTGTCTCCTGTCCTTCAGACTTTGTCAGGCAAATAGAGCTTGGAACACACAGTATACCTGTTTACTGGAGCTCACCGTCAGCTATCGATTTGTCAGGAAATATTTCACTTGTCTCTCAAAGTCACTTTTCCGGTGATAGGTTTACGGCAGGAAGATGGACCGTAGTGTATAGATTTGCTGATTGGAGTGGCAGTGAGGCGTCTTGTACTTTTGTTATTTTAATCGAAGAAG TTGATACCATTCCACCAGAAGTCGCGTCTTGTCCATCAGACTTGGTCAGGCAAATAGAGCTTGGAACACACGGCACCCCTGTTTACTGGAGCCCACCGTCAGCTATCGATTTGTCAGGAAATATTTCACTTGTCTTTCAAAGTCACTTCCCTGATGATAAGTTTACATCAGGAAGATGGACCGTCGTGTATAGATTTGCCGACGGGAGTGGCAACGAGGCAGCTTGCTCGTTTATGATTCTTATCGAAGAAG ttgatACTATTCCACCAGAAGTTGTCTCATGTCCGGCAGACTTTGTCAATCAAATAGAGCTTGGTAGGCAAAGCATACCTGTTTACTGGAGCCCACCGTCAGCTATCGATTTGTCAGGAAATATTTCACTTGCCTCACAAAGTCACTTCCCTGGTGATAGGTTTACAGCAGGAAGATGGACTGTAGTGTATAGATTTGCTGATGGGAGTGGCAATGAGGCGTCTTGTACATTTGTTATTCTAATCGAAGAAG TTGATACTATTCCACCAGAAGTTGTCTCATGTCCATCAGACTTTGTCAGGCAAATAGAGCTTGGAACACACAGCATACCTGTTTATTGGAGCCCACCGTCAGCCATCGATTTGTCAGGAAATATTTCACTTGTCTCTCAAAGTCACTTCCCTGGTGATAGGTTTACAGCAGGAAGATGGACCGTAGTGTATAGATTTGCCGACGGGAGTGGTAACGAGGTTTCCTGTTCGTTTATGATTCTTATCGAAGAAG TTGATACGATCCCTCCAGAAGTTGTCTTATGTCCGGCAGACTTTGTCAATCAAATAGAGCTTGGTAGGCAAAGCATACCTGTTTCCTGGAGCCCACCTTCAGCTATCGATTTGTCAGGAAATATTTCACTTGTCTCTCAAAGTCATTTTCCTGGTGATAGGTTTACGACAGGAAGATGGACCGTAGTGTATAGATTTGCTGATGGGAGTGGTAACGAAGCATCTTGCTCGTTTATTAGTCTCGTCGAAGAAG TTGATACCATTCCACCAGAAGTTGCGTCTTGTCCATCAGACTTTGTCAGGCAAATAGAGATTGGAACACACAGCATACCTGTTTACTGGATCCCACCGTCAGCTATCGATTTTTCAGGAAATATTTCACTTGTCTCACAAAGTCATTTCCCTGGTGATAAGTTTACTGCAGGAAGATGGACTGTAGTGTATAGATTTGCTGATGGGAGTGGTAACGAGGTTTCTTGTTCGTTTAGGGTTCTTATCGAAGAAG TTGATACCATTCCACCAGAAGTTGTGTCCTGTCCGGCAGACTTTGTCAGGCAAATAGAGCTTGGAACACACGGCACCCCTGTTTACTGGAGCCCACCGTCAGCTATCGATTTGTCAGGAAATATTTCACTTGTCTCTCAAAGTCACTTCCCAGGTAATAGGTTTACAACAGGAAGATGGAACGTACTATACAGATTTGCTGATGGGAGTGGTAACGAGGCATATTGCTCATTTATGATTCTTATCGAAGAAG tgGATACGACACCACCGTTAGTTAACCTTTGCCCGGATGACATCATTGAAACTATCGAGTTGGGTGCTACTAAGGCGACGGTATCATGGACAGAACCACAAGCTTCGGATTTGTCTGGCAATGTCACGATGTCTCCACGATCTCGAATACCGACGACATTCTCACCATTTGCAGAAACTCCTGTGAAGTATGTCTTTCAGGATGCATCTGGCAATGAAAATACCTGCGAATTCTTTGTTTCTTTTGAAATAG TCGACACCACTCCGCCTGACATCATTAGCTGCCCTGAAAATATGCACACAATAGCAGAAGTCGGTACATCTGGAATACATGTGTCATGGTCAAAACCTTTTGCCATTGATCACTCTGGTATGATATTAACAAGATCCTCTCATGATCCAGGACAAATGTTCCCGATCGGATCCACTGATGTCGTCTTCGTTTTCGAGGATGAATCTGGCAACCAGGGTCTCTGCAACTTTTCGGTGAACGTTGAAATTG TGGACACTCTTCCACCCGAGATAAGCGCTTGTTCAAGCGACCAAAGTGATACTATTGAACTTGGTGATGTACATAAAAGGGTATATTGGCTAGAACCTGAAGCATTGGACAACTCAGAAAATGTGTCCTTAGCATTTAGAAGCCATCGCTCTGGTGACCACTTCACAATGGGTAGGACAGATGTCAGCTATTTGTTCACCGATGGCTCTGGGAACATGGCATATTGCAATTTTAGCATCACGTTGATTACTGGTAAGAACCAATTGCACTACTACCGAGtacaaagaaatgaaaaagatAGTAAGATATATCTTTGTTTGCTTCGAAACTCAGTAAAGTTCCCATGCCATGAACAACCTCAATCATAG
- the LOC140166804 gene encoding hyalin-like produces MGLRTITFTLLCVSVTIFKALATCNFESSLCGYTQTTDDVFDWTRNSGGTPSSSTGPSSDHTTGSGYYIYTETSSPRVAGDTARLISPSIPGNAGGPRCRINFWYHMYGTGMGTLRVYARTVVGGDSSLWSRSGNQGNQWYSASLSYAPQTEFQVVFVGYRGSDYKGDIALDDIVISDCADVTPPQITIGCPSNIDATMELGMTGKAVTWTEPSATDSSGTPVKMTSHQPGANFPVGLTDVRYTFTDAYNNVASCNFIVNIETVDTLPPDIAGCPNDFIATFELGTTGTMLNWTEPTATDHSGTPQRSRSHVPGSEFLTGLTTVNYNFTDTANNTAFCIFSVTVEIVDSVPPQVSQCPNDTDSFVGRHISWVEPTTSDLSNNVTCTRSLAPGTYIITTTPVVYTFTDSSGNVAYCNFTINIIQDNTPPTILDCVPDIHASAEVGKMLPSIYWSKPTAIDDSGRVMLTDFTHVPGQHFPIGSTMVS; encoded by the exons ATGGGTTTACGCACTATTACCTTTACTCTTCTGTGTGTCAGTGTAACCATCTTCAAAG CGTTAGCAACCTGCAACTTTGAAAGTTCTCTCTGTGGTTACACTCAAACAACTGATGATGTGTTTGACTGGACTCGGAATAGTGGTGGTACACCATCAAGTAGTACTGGTCCTTCCAGCGACCACACAACTGGCA GTGGCTACTACATCTATACCGAAACAAGTAGCCCCAGAGTTGCTGGCGATACTGCTCGTTTGATAAGCCCTTCAATTCCTGGAAACGCAGGAGGCCCTAGATGCAGAATCAATTTCTGGTATCATATGTATGGAACTGGTATGGGCACATTGCGAGTTTATGCAAGGACAGTTGTTGGAGGAGATTCGTCCTTGTGGTCTCGGTCAGGAAACCAAGGAAATCAGTGGTACTCTGCTTCTTTGTCATATGCACCTCAAACGGAGTTTCAG GTTGTTTTTGTAGGGTACAGAGGGTCAGACTATAAAGGAGATATAGCTTTAGATGACATTGTAATTTCTGATTGCG CCGATGTAACACCTCCGCAGATTACTATTGGGTGTCCCAGTAACATAGATGCAACCATGGAATTGGGAATGACAGGAAAAGCAGTAACATGGACTGAACCTTCGGCAACGGATAGTTCTGGAACGCCAGTAAAAATGACATCGCATCAACCAGGGGCAAACTTTCCTGTTGGATTGACGGATGTGCGCTACACATTTACTGACGCTTATAACAACGTTGCTTCCTGCAACTTTATTGTGAACATAGAAACAG TTGATACATTACCACCAGACATCGCTGGATGTCCAAATGATTTTATCGCTACATTTGAGCTTGGAACAACAGGGACAATGCTAAACTGGACAGAGCCTACGGCTACTGATCATTCTGGAACGCCTCAACGATCACGATCGCACGTCCCAGGATCGGAGTTTTTAACTGGATTAACAACAGTGAATTACAACTTCACCGATACAGCAAATAACACTGCTTTCTGTATCTTTTCTGTTACAGTGGAAATTG TGGATAGTGTGCCTCCCCAAGTGTCCCAATGCCCAAATGACACCGATTCATTTGTTGGAAGACACATTTCATGGGTAGAGCCTACTACATCTGACCTCTCGAACAACGTGACCTGTACAAGATCATTGGCTCCTGGTACATACATCATAACAACAACTCCAGTCGTATACACATTCACGGATTCTTCAGGAAATGTTGCCTATTGCAATTTTACTATTAACATCATAC AGGACAACACACCGCCAACAATACTTGATTGCGTCCCCGACATCCACGCCTCTGCTGAAGTTGGTAAAATGTTACCATCAATTTATTGGAGTAAGCCGACAGCAATTGACGATTCCGGCCGTGTTATGCTCACCGACTTCACACACGTCCCTGGACAACATTTCCCAATCGGGTCTACTATGGTGTCATAA